One genomic region from Malania oleifera isolate guangnan ecotype guangnan unplaced genomic scaffold, ASM2987363v1 ctg839, whole genome shotgun sequence encodes:
- the LOC131147235 gene encoding large ribosomal subunit protein uL14x/uL14z/uL14y-like has protein sequence MSLVLPVAATVNCADNTGAKNLHIISVKGIKGRLNRLPSACVGDMVMATVKKGKPDLRKKVMPAVIVRQRKPWRRKDGVYVYFEDNAGVIVNPKGEMKGSAMTGPIGKKCADLWPRIASAANAIV, from the coding sequence ATGTCGCTGGTTCTGCCAGTCGCAGCGACTGTGAACTGTGCGGACAACACCGGCGCTAAGAATCTCCACATTATTTCGGTGAAGGGAATCAAGGGCCGGTTGAATCGGTTGCCTTCGGCGTGTGTTGGGGACATGGTGATGGCTACTGTGAAGAAAGGGAAGCCTGATCTCCGTAAGAAGGTCATGCCCGCAGTCATTGTTCGCCAGCGCAAGCCATGGCGCCGAAAGGATGGCGTGTACGTGTACTTTGAAGATAATGCGGGTGTTATCGTGAATCCTAAAGGTGAAATGAAAGGTTCTGCAATGACTGGTCCAATTGGTAAGAAGTGTGCTGATTTATGGCCAAGGATCGCTAGTGCCGCCAATGCAATTGTCTAA